A stretch of the Mesotoga sp. UBA6090 genome encodes the following:
- a CDS encoding class I mannose-6-phosphate isomerase: MKPPKEFAEAVNVSKEPHVVTVQGIDSIVRSLVERRRKPSARSKVVAVDGFAGLDWERLRKEVEESACRNSLSVKIYDFDICRRADERIDSLLERYLDNDKVFGKVFRRSIDSFFSKERIASFREHITLERESRKSDLILVIGWGCALRDMRNEYDCIVYFDLTREEALKRFKKTGATFGTQSIGPKRLYYVDFPVSEKHRNELLETLNLYVDANCEDSPTMLATEDLRIIALEVASKPFRLKPIYEPGPWGGQWLKKVRHLPQDWPNCAWSYEVIAPEMSLLIKNHETMLELPWRLFFHLTHESVMGTSDRKLFGGEFPIRFDYLDTMDGGDLSIQVHPPTDYIRRNFNERYHQGEMYYIVDCKPGKRVNLGLQEGASLDEFRKAAEMAEREGIPFDYTKFVNSVAVQKHDILMIPPGTVHGSGEGLVVLEISSTTYRYTFKIYDHLRPDLNGVMRPIHIDHAFRVIKQHRRSAWVEKNLVPKPVLKTCGKGWREYLIASGKSFFHQVFRVEIETEASFELEGRFHILTLVEGESVKLVSNGNEFVLNYSETVIVPASTGRYTMRAGGEGKCMVVKALLK; this comes from the coding sequence GTGAAACCTCCAAAAGAATTCGCAGAAGCGGTGAATGTCTCCAAAGAGCCACACGTAGTTACAGTCCAGGGGATAGATAGTATAGTACGGTCATTAGTTGAAAGGCGGAGAAAGCCGTCGGCCAGATCCAAAGTGGTAGCGGTCGACGGGTTTGCCGGTCTCGACTGGGAACGTCTCAGAAAAGAGGTTGAAGAGTCTGCCTGTCGAAACTCCCTTTCAGTTAAAATCTATGATTTCGACATTTGCAGAAGAGCGGACGAAAGGATAGACAGTCTATTAGAACGGTATCTAGACAATGATAAGGTCTTCGGAAAGGTCTTCAGGCGGAGCATAGACAGTTTCTTTTCGAAGGAGAGGATAGCCAGCTTCAGGGAGCATATAACGCTGGAAAGAGAGTCAAGAAAGAGTGATCTGATTCTTGTAATAGGTTGGGGATGCGCTCTACGGGATATGAGGAATGAGTACGATTGTATCGTGTATTTCGATCTTACGAGAGAAGAGGCCCTGAAGCGCTTCAAGAAAACCGGTGCAACTTTCGGGACTCAGAGCATAGGCCCCAAAAGACTGTACTACGTTGATTTTCCCGTTTCCGAGAAACACAGAAATGAGCTTCTCGAGACACTGAATTTATATGTTGATGCTAATTGCGAAGATAGCCCGACTATGCTGGCCACTGAAGACCTAAGAATAATTGCCCTTGAGGTCGCCTCGAAACCCTTCAGACTCAAACCGATATACGAGCCCGGTCCGTGGGGAGGACAATGGTTGAAGAAGGTTCGTCACCTGCCGCAGGATTGGCCTAACTGCGCCTGGAGTTACGAGGTCATAGCGCCTGAGATGTCGCTTCTGATAAAGAATCACGAGACCATGCTCGAACTCCCCTGGAGACTGTTCTTCCATCTCACCCACGAAAGCGTAATGGGCACATCCGACAGGAAACTGTTCGGCGGCGAGTTCCCGATCAGATTCGACTACCTGGACACGATGGACGGCGGAGATCTTTCGATTCAAGTCCACCCTCCAACCGACTACATAAGGAGAAATTTCAACGAGAGGTACCACCAGGGGGAGATGTACTACATTGTCGACTGCAAGCCCGGCAAAAGGGTAAACCTCGGCCTGCAAGAAGGGGCAAGCCTCGACGAGTTCAGGAAGGCGGCAGAGATGGCCGAAAGGGAAGGCATCCCTTTCGACTACACCAAATTCGTGAACAGCGTTGCGGTACAAAAGCACGATATCTTAATGATCCCGCCTGGAACTGTCCACGGTTCCGGAGAAGGGCTTGTAGTTCTGGAGATCAGTTCAACCACTTACAGGTACACCTTCAAGATATACGACCATCTAAGGCCGGACCTCAACGGCGTCATGAGGCCGATTCACATAGATCATGCCTTCAGAGTGATCAAACAACATAGACGGAGTGCCTGGGTTGAAAAAAACCTAGTACCAAAACCCGTCCTGAAGACCTGCGGCAAGGGCTGGCGAGAGTATCTGATCGCGTCGGGAAAGTCTTTCTTTCACCAGGTCTTCAGAGTTGAGATAGAGACTGAAGCATCATTCGAGCTTGAAGGCAGATTCCACATACTGACTCTCGTTGAAGGTGAGAGTGTGAAGCTAGTCTCGAACGGGAACGAGTTCGTGTTGAATTACTCCGAGACGGTCATTGTACCTGCAAGTACGGGACGCTACACGATGAGAGCCGGAGGCGAGGGGAAATGCATGGTTGTGAAGGCGCTGTTGAAGTGA